From Paenibacillus sp. GP183, one genomic window encodes:
- the rbfA gene encoding 30S ribosome-binding factor RbfA, whose translation MARVRVGRVGEQIKKELSQIVQSELKDPRIGFLTVTGVEITNDLSIAKVFLSVMGTDEQKEATLKALSSGSGYIRSELGKRIRLRKIPELQFKFDASIDYGSKIDNILHQLGREGNSDS comes from the coding sequence ATGGCAAGAGTCCGTGTAGGTCGAGTAGGCGAACAGATCAAAAAAGAGCTGAGCCAAATCGTGCAATCGGAATTAAAAGACCCGCGAATCGGCTTTCTTACCGTGACCGGGGTGGAGATTACTAACGATTTATCAATCGCTAAGGTTTTCCTTAGCGTCATGGGTACGGACGAGCAGAAGGAAGCGACGCTCAAGGCGCTTTCTTCCGGCTCGGGCTACATCCGCTCCGAGCTTGGCAAGAGGATCCGCTTGCGCAAAATTCCCGAGCTGCAGTTCAAATTCGATGCTTCCATCGATTACGGAAGTAAAATTGACAACATTCTTCATCAGTTGGGCAGGGAAGGGAATTCAGACTCATGA
- a CDS encoding bifunctional oligoribonuclease/PAP phosphatase NrnA: MTTELYDQETIYKRQLEAAAAFIIEHDDFLVVSHIQPDGDAASSTYVTGYMLKQLGKSFTLINEGAIPAKFDYLWGSELAINFSLQEVNRQFQNVITVDCADFSRIGKISTLFDERAELLNIDHHPTNDRFGTSHLIKEDAAATVQILYDLALELQISPTKEFGECIYTGLITDTGGFRYSSTSPRVMQIAASLLALGVQGAEIAEQVLERLTYAQIVVMQKALSTLAFSHNRQLAWLSVSLVDLEQTGASSEDLDGLVNYPRNVEGVEVGMLFKEKEPDVIKVSLRSAGKVDVARIAQSLGGGGHVRASGCTLNGTLEQAIMIMVQEVGKELR; this comes from the coding sequence ATGACCACCGAGCTTTATGATCAAGAGACTATTTACAAGCGGCAGCTGGAAGCAGCTGCAGCTTTTATTATCGAGCATGACGATTTTCTGGTAGTTTCCCATATCCAACCGGATGGGGATGCGGCCAGCTCTACTTATGTAACGGGTTATATGCTTAAACAGTTGGGCAAATCCTTCACATTGATCAATGAAGGTGCGATCCCTGCCAAATTTGATTACTTATGGGGAAGCGAGCTAGCCATTAATTTCTCGCTGCAGGAAGTAAATCGTCAATTCCAAAACGTGATAACTGTAGACTGTGCTGATTTTTCCAGAATTGGTAAGATCAGCACTCTTTTTGACGAACGGGCGGAACTGCTCAACATTGACCATCACCCGACGAATGATCGTTTCGGCACCAGCCATTTGATCAAAGAGGATGCGGCCGCAACCGTTCAAATTCTTTACGATCTGGCTTTGGAATTGCAGATTTCCCCGACCAAGGAATTTGGGGAGTGCATCTATACAGGTTTGATTACGGATACCGGGGGCTTTCGGTATTCCAGTACCTCACCGCGAGTGATGCAAATAGCTGCAAGCTTGTTGGCACTCGGGGTACAAGGGGCCGAGATTGCCGAACAAGTGCTTGAGCGATTAACTTACGCCCAGATCGTTGTCATGCAAAAGGCGCTTTCAACCTTGGCTTTCTCACATAACCGCCAGCTAGCCTGGCTATCCGTATCCCTCGTTGACCTGGAGCAAACCGGAGCCTCCAGTGAGGATTTGGACGGGCTTGTGAATTATCCGCGCAATGTGGAAGGCGTTGAAGTAGGTATGCTTTTCAAAGAAAAAGAACCGGACGTGATTAAGGTCAGTCTTCGCTCTGCCGGAAAAGTGGATGTAGCGCGAATCGCTCAATCACTTGGCGGAGGCGGACATGTGAGGGCTTCCGGCTGCACGTTAAACGGAACGCTGGAGCAGGCGATCATGATCATGGTTCAGGAAGTAGGAAAAGAACTGAGATGA
- the truB gene encoding tRNA pseudouridine(55) synthase TruB, translating to MTIEGILPVFKPEKFTSHDVVAKARRILGIKRIGHTGTLDPAVTGVLPLCIGRATRMVEYIQELPKEYEAVLLFGIATDTEDLTGTPIHEMADVQLDAEDVKRALHAFIGEIEQIPPMYSAVKIDGKRLYDLAREGKEVQRKSRTVRIEALEVLDMKLNLKHPEVRFRVKCSKGTYIRTLCVDIGKSLGFPSVMKQLIRTSTGNIGLEQCLTFEQIERYIAEGTLEQYLIPMDEAISHIPSVDLSALQAEHALQGKPIMLSYSPLINKENSLFRVYGPDHQFLGLFEWKEEALSLIPVKVFH from the coding sequence ATGACGATCGAAGGCATTTTGCCCGTTTTCAAACCGGAGAAGTTCACTTCCCACGATGTTGTTGCCAAGGCGCGAAGAATTCTGGGCATCAAGCGAATCGGTCATACCGGTACGTTGGATCCGGCAGTTACGGGTGTGCTGCCTCTTTGTATAGGACGAGCTACCCGCATGGTTGAGTACATTCAAGAGCTGCCCAAGGAATACGAAGCGGTACTGCTTTTTGGGATAGCTACAGATACGGAAGATTTAACCGGAACCCCTATCCATGAAATGGCAGATGTGCAATTGGATGCGGAAGATGTGAAACGAGCATTGCATGCTTTTATTGGAGAAATCGAGCAGATACCGCCGATGTACTCGGCTGTTAAAATAGATGGCAAAAGGCTTTATGATTTGGCCAGGGAAGGCAAGGAGGTTCAGCGGAAATCGCGTACCGTGCGGATCGAAGCTTTAGAAGTACTCGACATGAAGCTGAATCTTAAGCACCCTGAGGTGCGATTTCGCGTCAAGTGCTCGAAAGGCACCTATATTCGAACGCTGTGCGTGGATATCGGAAAGTCTCTTGGTTTTCCATCCGTTATGAAACAATTGATTCGCACATCTACGGGGAACATTGGACTCGAGCAGTGCCTGACATTTGAACAGATTGAACGTTATATTGCCGAAGGAACCTTGGAGCAATATTTGATTCCTATGGATGAAGCGATCTCGCATATTCCATCTGTCGATTTATCCGCTTTACAGGCCGAACATGCTTTGCAGGGCAAACCGATTATGCTTTCCTATTCGCCTTTGATCAATAAAGAGAATTCTTTATTCAGAGTATACGGCCCTGATCATCAATTCCTTGGTCTTTTTGAATGGAAGGAAGAGGCCCTGAGCCTGATTCCTGTAAAAGTATTTCATTAG
- a CDS encoding bifunctional riboflavin kinase/FAD synthetase: MEIVQLSYPLNDHSTGILPVKQVIAIGDFDGVHLGHREVIGRALYTAEQLHLPASIMTFDPHPRVVLGHDKYKELLTPLHKRMELFEQMGVSYVYAVHFDTALMRLSPEHFVNEILLPIGVDSVIVGFDFHFGYQGKGNPDTLCELSHGKFAVEVVRPYYIDGAKVSSTLIREALVSGQVDVATRLLGRRYNVRGKVVSGDRRGRTIGFPTANLELDEAYIKPLNGVYAVKAQVKGLNYDAVMNVGVKPTFAASEPKPSWEVHLFDFEDQIYGETVTVELVEFLREERKFTSIDMLVAQIKQDAEEAKAKLSHL; this comes from the coding sequence ATGGAAATAGTCCAGCTATCATATCCGCTTAATGATCATTCGACGGGGATTCTTCCTGTCAAACAGGTGATAGCCATCGGTGATTTTGATGGTGTCCACCTAGGGCATCGAGAAGTCATTGGCCGCGCTTTATACACGGCGGAGCAGCTGCATCTTCCCGCTTCGATTATGACCTTTGATCCGCACCCCAGAGTGGTGCTGGGTCATGACAAATATAAAGAGCTCTTGACGCCGCTTCATAAAAGAATGGAGCTTTTCGAGCAAATGGGTGTCAGCTATGTATATGCGGTACATTTCGACACAGCTTTGATGCGGCTTTCTCCCGAGCATTTTGTCAATGAGATTCTGCTTCCGATCGGTGTAGATAGTGTAATAGTCGGCTTTGATTTCCACTTTGGTTATCAAGGTAAAGGCAACCCGGATACCCTATGTGAGCTGAGCCACGGCAAATTTGCCGTAGAGGTGGTGCGGCCCTACTATATTGATGGAGCTAAAGTAAGCAGCACGCTGATTCGTGAAGCTCTTGTGAGTGGGCAAGTTGATGTGGCAACACGCCTGCTTGGACGCCGTTACAATGTTCGAGGCAAAGTTGTCAGCGGGGATAGAAGAGGGAGAACCATTGGATTTCCAACAGCCAACCTTGAACTGGATGAAGCCTATATCAAGCCTTTGAATGGCGTTTATGCCGTTAAGGCGCAGGTGAAGGGACTGAATTATGACGCCGTGATGAATGTAGGAGTCAAACCTACCTTTGCAGCAAGTGAGCCAAAGCCGTCCTGGGAAGTGCACTTGTTTGATTTTGAAGATCAGATCTATGGCGAGACGGTTACGGTTGAACTTGTTGAATTTTTAAGGGAAGAACGCAAATTCACTTCCATTGACATGCTTGTCGCGCAAATCAAACAGGATGCTGAAGAAGCAAAAGCGAAATTATCGCATCTTTAA